A genomic window from Providencia alcalifaciens includes:
- a CDS encoding BglG family transcription antiterminator → MALFILQRHNQIFSRILNEVVPQDELAKQFSISTRTIRSDINEINELIKDHSAHIVYERGRGYRLKIENDEVFSAFTKLNDKNNQIPRTSKERIDALLLKLLMLSLPVKLDDIAEEWFVSRSTIQQDMGAVREHLHRYQVQLESIPHQGIRLNGSEWAIRACMTEALWRQFSEQITPDLATFTPESLDNLDLTYIDKVVHNSLNRFDIRISNEGHLYLVFNCAVTILRITRGHELNVSVNNKELEEIITQACDEISKGLIYFLGNDLSPAELSFLHDQIIAQRISNQHASTQKHNHHNELSEYILNYINELYNYDLRNDEKLKKDLNTHLSALMTRLQYHISTPNPLLSDIKQYYPFAYDVTLSALTSASKQLLPHPINEDELGYLAVHIGVSLERNYGAGSARQTEVLVVTDAGNSTFRVVESKIMREFPQLKFSRGLTLQEYESLDEVAEDFVITTVRISEKNKPVIKIAPFPTPYQLEQVGRLAMVDQTRPYIIERFFDERFFMVINEKISQETLFKTVCQKLQLEGYVTTDFYPSLQERESIVSTLLGEGIALPHSLGLLANKTIVTTILAPQGIEWNKETKENAYVIFLLAISKTDYEEAMAIYDLFVTFVKEKTTRRLVNVKNFNEFQAIAKDSLARIL, encoded by the coding sequence GTGGCTTTATTCATTTTGCAGCGACACAATCAAATTTTCTCTCGGATACTCAATGAGGTTGTCCCTCAAGATGAATTAGCAAAACAATTCTCTATTTCCACCCGTACTATTCGTTCAGACATCAATGAAATCAACGAATTAATTAAAGATCATAGCGCCCATATTGTGTATGAACGCGGGCGGGGGTATCGATTAAAAATCGAAAATGATGAGGTTTTTTCTGCATTTACTAAGCTTAATGATAAAAACAACCAAATCCCACGCACCAGCAAAGAGCGTATTGATGCCCTGTTGCTCAAACTCTTGATGTTATCCCTACCCGTCAAGCTCGATGATATTGCCGAAGAGTGGTTTGTCAGCCGCAGTACCATTCAGCAAGATATGGGAGCCGTTCGGGAGCATCTACATCGCTATCAAGTGCAATTGGAAAGTATTCCCCATCAAGGGATCCGTTTAAATGGTAGCGAGTGGGCTATTCGTGCTTGTATGACCGAAGCACTCTGGCGGCAGTTTAGCGAGCAAATCACCCCCGACCTCGCCACATTCACTCCGGAAAGTCTGGATAATCTCGATTTAACTTACATCGATAAAGTGGTTCATAACAGTTTGAATCGCTTTGATATTCGTATCAGCAATGAAGGTCATCTTTATCTTGTATTTAACTGCGCCGTTACCATTTTACGTATTACCCGCGGCCATGAACTCAATGTCAGCGTCAACAACAAAGAGTTAGAAGAAATCATTACTCAAGCCTGCGATGAAATTTCTAAAGGGCTAATTTACTTTCTTGGTAATGATTTATCTCCAGCCGAATTGAGCTTTTTGCACGACCAAATCATCGCACAGCGTATCAGTAACCAGCATGCGTCAACACAAAAGCATAATCATCACAATGAGTTATCTGAATACATTTTAAATTATATCAACGAGTTGTATAACTATGATTTGCGCAATGATGAAAAGCTAAAGAAAGATCTGAATACCCATCTTTCTGCTTTAATGACTCGCCTTCAATACCATATTTCCACCCCAAACCCACTGCTTTCAGACATCAAGCAGTATTATCCGTTTGCTTACGATGTCACGCTAAGCGCCTTAACCAGCGCCAGTAAGCAGCTACTTCCACATCCTATTAATGAAGATGAACTGGGTTACTTAGCTGTGCACATTGGCGTTAGTCTTGAACGAAATTATGGGGCAGGCTCCGCACGCCAGACGGAAGTGTTAGTGGTCACTGATGCGGGGAACTCCACCTTTCGCGTAGTGGAATCCAAAATTATGCGCGAATTTCCGCAGCTCAAATTTAGCCGAGGGTTAACACTACAAGAGTATGAATCGTTGGATGAAGTCGCAGAAGACTTTGTGATCACCACCGTACGGATCTCTGAAAAGAATAAACCGGTGATTAAAATTGCGCCCTTTCCAACCCCCTACCAGCTCGAACAAGTGGGTCGCTTAGCGATGGTGGATCAGACCCGTCCTTATATTATTGAACGCTTCTTTGATGAACGTTTCTTTATGGTTATCAATGAAAAAATTAGCCAAGAGACGCTGTTCAAAACCGTATGCCAAAAGCTGCAACTAGAGGGCTATGTCACCACTGATTTTTATCCGTCACTGCAAGAGCGAGAATCCATTGTCTCGACATTACTGGGCGAAGGGATCGCCCTTCCTCACTCTTTGGGGTTACTTGCAAATAAAACCATCGTGACAACTATCCTTGCACCGCAAGGTATCGAGTGGAACAAAGAAACCAAAGAGAACGCCTATGTGATTTTCTTATTGGCAATCAGCAAAACTGACTATGAAGAAGCCATGGCAATTTATGATTTATTTGTCACCTTTGTGAAAGAGAAAACCACCCGCCGCCTGGTGAATGTCAAAAATTTCAATGAGTTCCAAGCAATCGCTAAAGATAGTCTCGCGCGAATTTTATAG
- a CDS encoding transcriptional antiterminator produces the protein MNESVVVFKMLEDDLDIHQVTQELLAVITDWLKLEGCYTTDVQQQMLESHLRAMVARAKTGEALPEVDISLFDEISSHSIALAQRVVDTLPGLAPEEAYLLSVHFEVARSND, from the coding sequence ATGAATGAATCAGTTGTAGTTTTCAAAATGTTAGAAGACGACCTTGATATCCATCAGGTCACACAAGAACTGCTAGCAGTGATTACTGACTGGCTCAAACTGGAGGGTTGCTACACCACGGATGTACAGCAACAAATGCTGGAGTCTCATCTACGTGCCATGGTCGCTCGAGCCAAAACCGGTGAAGCCTTACCGGAAGTGGATATCAGCCTGTTCGATGAAATTTCGAGCCATTCCATTGCATTAGCGCAACGCGTTGTCGATACCTTGCCAGGGCTTGCGCCAGAAGAGGCTTACTTGCTCTCAGTTCACTTTGAAGTTGCCCGTTCTAATGATTAA
- a CDS encoding glycine-rich SFCGS family protein gives MKQIVIVIGDRLGKGQKVAAGVESAGGKAIVVPGVAADMKLGDVMNQEQADLGISFCGSGGAGAITAQTKYGYKARYGMRSIEEGETAIAEGCNVLGFGFMDKEELGERLVKAFNKKYGNA, from the coding sequence ATGAAACAGATAGTTATTGTTATCGGCGATCGTTTAGGTAAAGGGCAAAAAGTGGCTGCGGGTGTTGAATCTGCCGGCGGAAAAGCCATCGTTGTTCCCGGTGTCGCTGCTGACATGAAACTGGGGGATGTGATGAACCAAGAACAAGCTGATCTTGGCATTTCATTCTGTGGTAGCGGTGGTGCAGGCGCCATTACAGCTCAAACCAAATATGGCTACAAAGCGCGTTATGGGATGCGTTCGATTGAAGAGGGAGAAACCGCCATTGCTGAAGGTTGCAATGTTTTAGGTTTCGGTTTTATGGACAAGGAAGAGTTAGGCGAGCGCTTAGTTAAAGCTTTTAATAAAAAATACGGCAACGCTTAA
- a CDS encoding DUF4312 family protein, translated as MKKSIETTVRVTGQGDTKQKAIADALNSIQKTVLKNSTDIILRIEPKDVEVVSAHSHSRTEKFLFLFLPRKREHFRVVLDVSLDVTLLSVNEIPFTEQ; from the coding sequence ATGAAAAAATCTATCGAAACGACCGTACGGGTGACAGGGCAAGGCGACACAAAGCAAAAAGCGATTGCTGACGCCTTAAATTCGATTCAAAAAACCGTACTTAAGAACAGCACCGACATCATTCTGCGGATAGAACCCAAGGATGTTGAGGTTGTTAGTGCTCACTCTCATTCGCGGACAGAAAAGTTTCTCTTTCTCTTTTTGCCACGTAAACGTGAACATTTTCGAGTTGTTCTCGACGTTTCGCTGGATGTCACCTTACTTTCTGTCAACGAAATTCCATTTACAGAACAATAA
- a CDS encoding DUF4311 domain-containing protein — protein sequence MSETASFLEILGMSLIIGGLCGFGLGAGAARMFHAPTIQGMGAFRTLGELNACEGDPASHFSFGLGFFFNAWASSVAAGAFTQDVDHRIIPNWGAAALLTKNRSVADTLHNPKKMAIACAIIGALVVAFLNTTASAVPAALQTTAINVLVPAANLLVNTVMPVIFWLAAMDAGRRSGFWATLFGGCAQLIMGNAIPGLVLGILIGKGVDDNGWNRITRTMMITVVLLFVLSGFFREFDLKMITSFNLDKPLWLEYVHGLLSGK from the coding sequence ATGAGTGAAACTGCATCTTTCTTAGAAATATTGGGCATGTCCCTTATTATCGGCGGTCTCTGCGGCTTTGGTTTAGGCGCAGGGGCGGCACGTATGTTCCACGCGCCAACCATTCAAGGTATGGGAGCATTCCGTACCCTTGGTGAGTTAAACGCGTGTGAGGGCGACCCTGCATCACACTTCTCATTTGGCTTAGGATTCTTCTTCAACGCATGGGCATCATCGGTCGCTGCGGGTGCGTTCACCCAAGACGTTGATCACCGTATCATTCCTAACTGGGGTGCCGCCGCTCTATTAACTAAAAACCGCAGTGTGGCAGATACCCTGCATAACCCGAAAAAAATGGCGATAGCCTGTGCCATTATAGGGGCATTGGTGGTCGCCTTCTTAAATACCACGGCGTCCGCAGTACCAGCCGCGCTACAAACCACCGCGATCAACGTGCTGGTTCCTGCGGCTAACTTACTGGTTAACACCGTGATGCCTGTCATTTTCTGGCTAGCTGCGATGGATGCAGGTCGTCGTTCCGGTTTCTGGGCAACCTTATTTGGTGGTTGCGCACAATTAATCATGGGTAACGCTATCCCAGGTTTAGTGTTAGGGATCTTGATTGGTAAAGGCGTGGATGACAATGGCTGGAACCGTATCACTCGTACCATGATGATCACCGTTGTTCTGCTATTCGTTCTCAGTGGCTTCTTCCGCGAATTTGACCTGAAGATGATCACCTCTTTCAACTTAGACAAACCACTGTGGCTTGAATATGTCCACGGACTGCTGAGCGGGAAATAA
- a CDS encoding DUF4310 family protein, producing MTTEINKQDFWYAEWSFPIFVGLLSAGIFAGTHMYVVYGFGAFNEVAFVAMLRAGLDTGVYGAVAAFGASFLFARIIEGSLVGILDIGGALQTGIGLGVPALFLAAGWDILVTNFWISLITGLFLGVLIGLIIVFARKFTIAQANSTFGADVMMGAGNTSGRFLGPLIILAAMAASIPIGIGALIGSLIFYVWQKPVAGGAILGAMLFGYFFPLAA from the coding sequence ATGACAACTGAAATCAATAAACAAGACTTTTGGTATGCAGAATGGTCTTTCCCTATCTTTGTTGGGCTGCTATCAGCGGGGATCTTCGCAGGTACCCATATGTACGTCGTGTACGGGTTCGGCGCATTTAACGAAGTGGCTTTCGTCGCCATGTTACGCGCTGGGTTAGATACGGGGGTTTACGGTGCTGTCGCCGCCTTCGGAGCAAGCTTCCTGTTTGCGCGGATTATCGAAGGGTCATTAGTGGGGATTTTGGATATCGGTGGTGCACTACAAACCGGTATTGGCTTAGGAGTTCCCGCACTATTTTTAGCCGCAGGCTGGGATATTTTAGTCACCAACTTCTGGATCTCCCTGATCACTGGTTTATTCCTTGGTGTGCTTATCGGCTTAATTATCGTGTTCGCCCGTAAATTTACTATTGCGCAAGCTAACTCCACATTCGGCGCAGACGTAATGATGGGTGCAGGTAACACATCCGGTCGTTTCTTGGGTCCATTGATTATCCTTGCTGCAATGGCCGCGTCTATTCCGATTGGTATCGGCGCACTGATTGGCTCACTGATTTTCTATGTATGGCAAAAACCCGTCGCCGGGGGCGCTATCTTAGGTGCGATGTTGTTTGGGTATTTCTTCCCACTCGCCGCTTAA